The following are encoded together in the Candidatus Parvarchaeota archaeon genome:
- a CDS encoding GNAT family N-acetyltransferase: protein QVRQIAQALFKSPRISSGPSNIYFVAKQAGKIIGFSHLVMQGGTGASQTVLQGLGVAKKYQGRGVGTLLVEASIAHCKRLGVQSILLKVKAFNPALSLYLKEGFVQSFVEKNIVMKYRQPN from the coding sequence AGCAAGTCAGGCAAATTGCCCAAGCACTTTTCAAATCGCCAAGAATTTCGTCTGGCCCAAGTAATATTTATTTTGTTGCAAAGCAGGCGGGGAAAATCATTGGCTTTTCCCACCTTGTGATGCAAGGTGGGACTGGTGCAAGCCAGACAGTGCTGCAGGGCTTAGGGGTTGCAAAAAAATACCAGGGAAGAGGCGTTGGGACTCTTCTGGTTGAAGCTTCAATTGCCCACTGCAAGAGACTTGGGGTGCAAAGCATTCTCCTGAAAGTCAAGGCATTTAACCCGGCATTGAGCCTATACTTAAAAGAGGGCTTTGTCCAATCATTTGTGGAGAAAAACATAGTGATGAAATACAGGCAGCCAAACTGA